GGCCAATGGGACGAGCACCGCGGGGATGGTCCCGCGGTACGGGGGCGCCCTGATCGATGCGGTGTACTCCTCCAGCAGCGGTGGCCGCACGCAGGACAGCGAAGACGTGTGGGGTGGCTACGTACCGTACCTGCGCTCGGTCGACGACCCGTACTCGCTGCGGGCGGAGAACCCACGCAGGTCGTGGAGCATCGATGTCCCGGGGGCGAGGGTCGACGAGGCGTTCGGGCTGGGGGACGTCGTGCAACTGGAGATCACGCGCCGGACCACTGGTGACGGCGTCGCCGAGGTGGTCGCGACGTCGATCACAGGCAAGCGGGCGTCGCTGACGGGTGAGCAGATGCGGCGTCAGCTCGGCCTGTGGAGCACCTACGTGGCCTCCCCGATCACGGCGACCAACCTGTGGCCCTTCCCGGACGTGACCCCGAAGACCACCGCCTTCACGACGGAGATCGCCTGGCTGAAGGACGAGGGGATCACGACCGGCTACCCCGACGGGACCTTCGGCCCGAAGGACAACATCTCGCGCGAGGCCATGGCCGCCTTCCTGTACCGGGCGGCGGGCAGGCCACCGGTGCAGAGTGCACCCGACTTCACGGACGTCAACTCCTCGAGCGCGTTCGCCAAGGAGATCGCCTGGCTGCAGGACGAGCGCATCACCACGGGGTATGCCGATGGCACGTTCGGTCCGAAGAGGAGGATCACCCGTGAGGCGATGGCGGCCTTCATGACGCGGTTCCTGCTGGACAGGCGCCCGCCCGACGCCACCGCTCCCTACGCGTTCACCGACATCGCCGGGACCCAGTTCGAGGACCACATCGCCTGGATCGCGGATCGGGGCCTGACCACGGGCCACTCCGACGGGACGTTCCGCCCGAAGAGCAAGATCACCCGCGAGGCCATGGCGGCGTTCCTGTACCGCTCGCGGGGCATGCTGTAGTCGA
Above is a window of Janibacter cremeus DNA encoding:
- a CDS encoding SpoIID/LytB domain-containing protein; this translates as MSQYGAKALADDGSSAAQILKYYYQGITVDRVRDDQTVHVNVAASRSSVTLRTTATGSGGGSFTITVGDRTLKASTSSVVTVERSDSRVKVSRTNGTKTVKATGPSAEIVFDDDRTLLSIEDKSYLSGSAQVVPASSGGVHAVMKVRLHDEYLDNVKEMPWSWPAAALQAQAAAARGYALRKVNRGIRSVCECHVYDGTSDQVFGSHPSGAGAAGWDRWKAAVRANGTSTAGMVPRYGGALIDAVYSSSSGGRTQDSEDVWGGYVPYLRSVDDPYSLRAENPRRSWSIDVPGARVDEAFGLGDVVQLEITRRTTGDGVAEVVATSITGKRASLTGEQMRRQLGLWSTYVASPITATNLWPFPDVTPKTTAFTTEIAWLKDEGITTGYPDGTFGPKDNISREAMAAFLYRAAGRPPVQSAPDFTDVNSSSAFAKEIAWLQDERITTGYADGTFGPKRRITREAMAAFMTRFLLDRRPPDATAPYAFTDIAGTQFEDHIAWIADRGLTTGHSDGTFRPKSKITREAMAAFLYRSRGML